The following coding sequences are from one Lysinibacillus sp. FSL W8-0992 window:
- the spoIIP gene encoding stage II sporulation protein P — protein MTLLKKLQWSIGLLLFFFVLPVIAGQLPFNKQASTPIKQPEDKQVVFAATNLPEQTALELTKEQTEEQDPFKVLLLFTHSQEAYQPMVKAVSGKADVYDEKTNIYNLQGAIAKHFSMNGIQTDVLDVDVMKVMKSEGKTFPQAYNTVRPYLANRLQEQSYNLVIDLHRDSAKRDTTTITHNNESYARIAIVVGAEHKNYRWNTAYAESLSAAMNEIVPKVSRGVISKSGDNVDGRYNQDLAKEMILIELGGIDNTEEELNRTIAVIGKAIAKSFVTESKS, from the coding sequence GTGACTTTGCTAAAAAAACTACAATGGTCAATTGGTCTATTATTGTTCTTTTTCGTATTACCAGTCATTGCTGGGCAACTTCCGTTCAACAAGCAAGCATCGACTCCGATCAAGCAACCAGAGGATAAACAAGTCGTGTTTGCCGCTACTAATTTGCCTGAACAAACAGCACTAGAGTTGACGAAAGAGCAGACGGAAGAACAGGATCCTTTTAAAGTATTATTATTATTTACGCATTCACAAGAAGCCTACCAACCAATGGTGAAAGCGGTAAGCGGGAAAGCAGACGTTTATGATGAGAAGACAAATATTTATAATTTACAAGGTGCGATTGCCAAGCATTTTAGTATGAACGGTATACAGACAGATGTATTAGATGTTGATGTCATGAAGGTAATGAAATCTGAAGGCAAAACCTTTCCACAAGCTTACAACACGGTACGTCCATATTTAGCAAATCGTTTACAGGAACAATCTTATAATTTAGTGATTGATTTGCACCGAGATTCTGCCAAGCGTGATACGACAACTATTACACATAACAATGAAAGTTACGCACGTATTGCTATTGTTGTGGGGGCAGAACATAAAAATTACAGATGGAATACAGCTTATGCAGAAAGTCTCTCTGCTGCTATGAATGAAATTGTGCCAAAGGTTTCTAGAGGGGTTATATCGAAAAGTGGTGACAATGTAGACGGTCGTTACAATCAAGATTTAGCCAAAGAAATGATTTTAATTGAATTAGGTGGAATAGATAATACAGAAGAAGAATTAAATCGGACAATTGCGGTAATTGGAAAAGCAATTGCTAAAAGCTTTGTGACGGAATCAAAAAGTTAA
- a CDS encoding acyltransferase family protein gives MLGKTLNHRYIPGLDGIRALAVLAVIAYHFNFRWASGGFLGVDIFFVLSGYLITSTILPMQGEQLTINLRKFWIGRFRRLVPAAYVMIMTTFVWVMLFHKELLNTLRGDALSSIFYSSNWWFIYHKLSYFDSFGSPSPLKNLWSLAIEEQFYVIWPIVLIIGLSIFKKQSKFSNIIFIGAICSALLMAILFQPGADPSRIYYGTDTRSFELLIGCWLAFVWPMKRLSTKKLSAKHVYELNSIGVITFIIFIASILYVDEYQAFLYRGGMFLFCINAALLIACVCHPASFLGKLLSWKPLCWIGSRSYGIYLWHYPIIVLTTPVHEIGNPVYWRVALQLVFILIVAELSYRFIEMPIRKQGFRMYFRKYWVINPSKWQNFSIARKIATAVIPLFILVFFTGITGVVGEAQQDTKENYPTNIKINGEEQHSAKDTQEKNKVEEEVGTSVENNDEASQPEKDEPSVNPMKEPYKELLAIGDSVMIDIATRLHTLYPNITIDGKIGRQVSQAVKLVPSYTRFNQPNKAVIIQLGTNGYFTNDQIDTLLGAFSQAQIYLVNTRVPRPWETKVNNALANKAHEYNNITLIDWHSTALNHPEYFAPDGVHLEPKGVEALSSLIQQAVDAHMNDV, from the coding sequence ATGTTAGGCAAGACATTAAATCATCGTTACATCCCGGGATTAGATGGGATTAGAGCATTAGCAGTACTAGCTGTAATTGCTTATCATTTTAACTTTCGATGGGCCAGTGGAGGATTCCTCGGAGTTGATATATTTTTTGTATTATCAGGTTACTTAATCACCTCAACGATTTTACCGATGCAAGGTGAGCAATTAACAATCAATTTGCGTAAATTTTGGATTGGACGCTTTCGACGCCTAGTTCCAGCTGCATATGTCATGATAATGACCACTTTCGTGTGGGTGATGTTATTTCATAAAGAGCTTTTAAATACGTTGCGAGGAGACGCCCTATCCTCCATTTTTTATTCTAGTAATTGGTGGTTTATTTATCACAAACTGTCCTATTTTGATAGTTTTGGGTCGCCTTCCCCTTTGAAAAATTTATGGTCTTTAGCAATTGAGGAACAATTTTATGTTATATGGCCAATTGTATTAATCATTGGTTTGTCTATATTTAAAAAACAAAGTAAATTTTCTAACATTATTTTCATTGGCGCAATTTGTTCAGCATTACTTATGGCTATCCTATTTCAGCCAGGAGCTGATCCAAGTCGTATTTATTATGGGACAGATACACGTTCATTTGAATTACTAATCGGTTGTTGGCTTGCCTTCGTTTGGCCAATGAAAAGACTTTCTACTAAAAAGCTTTCTGCCAAGCATGTTTATGAGCTCAATAGTATTGGTGTCATTACCTTTATTATTTTTATTGCCAGTATTTTGTATGTAGATGAATACCAAGCATTTTTATATCGAGGCGGCATGTTCCTATTTTGTATTAATGCTGCGCTATTAATTGCCTGTGTTTGTCACCCAGCTAGTTTCTTAGGGAAACTACTCTCATGGAAACCACTTTGCTGGATTGGTTCTAGATCATATGGAATTTATCTTTGGCATTACCCAATTATAGTGCTAACTACTCCTGTTCATGAAATAGGAAATCCAGTATATTGGCGTGTCGCTTTACAGCTTGTATTTATATTAATCGTCGCAGAATTATCATATCGTTTTATTGAAATGCCGATTCGTAAACAAGGATTCCGAATGTATTTCCGAAAATATTGGGTTATCAATCCGAGCAAGTGGCAAAATTTTTCGATTGCAAGAAAAATAGCAACTGCTGTTATTCCGCTATTCATTTTAGTATTTTTTACTGGTATTACAGGGGTAGTAGGGGAAGCACAACAGGATACAAAGGAGAATTACCCTACAAATATTAAAATAAATGGTGAAGAACAGCATTCTGCTAAAGATACGCAAGAAAAAAATAAGGTCGAGGAAGAAGTAGGAACGTCTGTGGAAAATAACGACGAAGCGTCTCAACCTGAAAAAGACGAGCCGAGTGTAAATCCTATGAAAGAACCGTATAAAGAACTATTAGCTATCGGGGATTCAGTTATGATTGATATTGCTACGCGTTTACATACGCTATACCCTAACATTACAATCGATGGGAAAATCGGGAGACAAGTCTCACAAGCAGTTAAATTAGTTCCTAGTTACACTCGTTTCAATCAACCAAATAAAGCAGTCATTATTCAACTAGGCACAAATGGTTATTTTACAAATGACCAGATTGATACTCTCCTTGGAGCATTTTCACAAGCGCAAATTTACTTAGTGAATACACGTGTACCACGTCCATGGGAAACAAAAGTGAATAATGCGTTAGCAAATAAAGCACATGAGTATAACAATATTACATTAATTGATTGGCATTCAACAGCGCTTAATCACCCCGAGTATTTTGCTCCGGACGGCGTACATCTAGAACCAAAAGGGGTAGAAGCTTTATCTAGCCTTATTCAGCAAGCAGTCGATGCTCATATGAATGATGTTTAA
- the lepA gene encoding translation elongation factor 4, which translates to MNREARLKRQENIRNFSIIAHIDHGKSTLADRILEQTKSLTSREMKAQLLDSMDLERERGITIKLNAVQLKYEAKNGEVYTFHLIDTPGHVDFTYEVSRSLAACEGAILVVDAAQGIEAQTLANVYLALDNDLEIMPVINKIDLPAADPERVRQEIEDVIGLDASDAVLASAKAGIGIEDILEQIVEKVPAPTGDPDAPLQALIFDSVYDAYKGVIISIRIMNGTVKQGDKIRMMATGAEFDVIEVGVHTPKSVPQEELTVGDVGYLTASIKNVGDTRVGDTVTFANRPATEPLAGYRRLNPMVYCGLYPIDTAKYNDLRDALEKLELNDSALQYEPETSQALGFGFRCGFLGLLHMEIIQERIEREFNIDLITTAPSVIYDVHMTDGTSIKVDNPSFMPDPQKIDRVEEPYVKATIMVPNDYVGAVMELCQIKRGNFMTMDYIDTSRVSIIYEMPLSEIVYDFFDYLKSNTKGYASFDYELIGYQPSKLVKMDILLNAEQVDALSFIVHRDFAYERGKIIVEKLKELIPRQQFEVPIQAAVGQKIVARSTIKAMRKNVLAKCYGGDISRKRKLLDKQKEGKKRMKQVGSVEVPQEAFMAVLKMDDSK; encoded by the coding sequence ATGAACCGAGAAGCACGATTAAAAAGACAAGAGAATATTCGAAATTTCTCTATTATTGCACATATTGACCACGGGAAATCAACGCTTGCTGACCGTATTTTAGAGCAAACGAAATCATTGACATCCCGTGAAATGAAAGCACAGCTACTCGACTCAATGGATTTAGAGCGTGAGCGAGGCATAACAATTAAGTTAAATGCAGTCCAATTAAAATATGAAGCCAAAAATGGCGAAGTGTATACATTCCATTTAATCGACACACCGGGACATGTCGATTTCACATATGAAGTATCACGTAGTTTAGCTGCTTGTGAGGGCGCTATTTTAGTTGTGGATGCAGCACAAGGCATCGAAGCACAAACACTGGCTAACGTTTATCTAGCACTTGATAACGACCTAGAAATTATGCCAGTCATCAATAAAATCGATTTACCAGCAGCTGACCCAGAACGTGTCCGCCAAGAAATCGAAGACGTAATCGGTTTAGATGCTTCTGATGCTGTATTAGCATCTGCAAAAGCTGGTATCGGAATTGAAGATATTTTAGAGCAAATTGTTGAAAAGGTTCCTGCACCAACTGGTGATCCAGATGCACCATTACAAGCACTTATTTTTGACTCTGTATACGATGCTTATAAAGGTGTTATCATTTCCATTCGAATTATGAATGGTACTGTTAAACAGGGCGATAAAATTCGTATGATGGCGACAGGTGCGGAATTTGATGTTATTGAAGTCGGCGTACATACTCCGAAAAGTGTACCACAAGAGGAGCTAACCGTTGGAGATGTTGGTTACTTAACAGCGTCTATTAAAAACGTTGGGGATACGCGAGTTGGGGATACTGTAACATTCGCTAATCGTCCAGCGACAGAGCCATTAGCAGGTTATCGCCGTTTAAATCCAATGGTGTACTGTGGATTGTATCCAATTGATACAGCTAAATATAATGACTTACGTGATGCATTAGAAAAATTAGAACTAAATGACTCTGCATTGCAATATGAGCCTGAAACATCGCAAGCGCTTGGCTTCGGTTTCCGTTGTGGTTTCTTAGGGCTATTGCATATGGAAATCATTCAGGAGCGTATTGAGCGTGAATTTAACATTGATTTAATTACAACAGCTCCATCTGTAATTTACGATGTGCATATGACAGATGGTACGTCCATTAAAGTCGATAATCCATCTTTCATGCCAGATCCACAAAAAATTGATCGTGTAGAAGAGCCATATGTAAAAGCGACAATTATGGTACCAAATGATTATGTTGGTGCGGTAATGGAGCTTTGCCAAATTAAACGTGGTAATTTCATGACGATGGATTATATTGATACTTCACGTGTCAGCATCATTTATGAAATGCCATTATCTGAAATTGTTTATGACTTTTTCGATTATTTAAAATCAAATACAAAAGGCTATGCATCATTTGACTATGAGCTTATCGGTTACCAACCTTCAAAACTAGTGAAGATGGATATCCTACTAAATGCTGAGCAAGTCGATGCACTTAGCTTTATCGTTCACCGCGACTTTGCTTATGAACGTGGAAAAATCATTGTAGAAAAACTAAAAGAATTAATTCCACGTCAACAATTCGAAGTTCCAATTCAAGCAGCAGTTGGACAAAAAATTGTAGCTCGTTCGACGATTAAAGCGATGCGTAAAAACGTTTTAGCAAAATGTTACGGTGGGGATATTTCCCGTAAACGTAAACTTCTTGATAAACAAAAAGAAGGTAAAAAACGTATGAAACAAGTCGGTTCAGTCGAAGTACCACAAGAAGCATTCATGGCTGTACTGAAGATGGATGATTCGAAGTAA
- a CDS encoding PepSY domain-containing protein has protein sequence MVMPSYNQRITPQQAMQIAVQRVPGQIIHYGMDMENGTLVYEIFILTAQNKIYEVEVNAKTGVVRKIEEENDYD, from the coding sequence ATGGTAATGCCTTCATATAATCAGAGAATTACTCCCCAGCAGGCAATGCAGATTGCTGTGCAAAGAGTACCTGGCCAAATCATTCATTATGGTATGGATATGGAAAACGGCACTTTAGTGTATGAAATATTCATTTTAACTGCTCAAAATAAGATTTATGAAGTAGAAGTAAATGCAAAAACAGGTGTAGTCCGGAAAATTGAAGAAGAGAATGATTATGATTAA
- a CDS encoding alpha/beta fold hydrolase: MFPYPGNYPFSYPDYSLMPWRYYSSSYSDEWNCAHEADASTYSHAQRLMFVLVHGSWADAHFWDGVAAILRSRGHVVYTPEYAGHGNDPNKNVTHAMITKSVVDFIKQLNIRNFILVGHSFGGTVIQKVAEQIPDRIKRLVFWDAFVLQDGESVADAFPPQMRQGFEQLRIASNDDTIMLPFPLFRDSFVNTATLQEAKRMYAVITPEPAKPLFEKLDLKAFYTLSIPKSYVYFYQDNALPQGEGYGWHPNMSRRLGQFRLIVGDGDHFTDTRTRPAMLAQKFYEAGRD; the protein is encoded by the coding sequence ATGTTTCCGTATCCAGGAAATTATCCATTTTCCTATCCTGATTATAGTTTAATGCCATGGAGGTATTATTCCTCCTCTTATTCAGATGAATGGAATTGCGCTCACGAAGCGGATGCAAGCACCTATTCACATGCACAACGGCTGATGTTCGTACTTGTCCATGGTTCTTGGGCTGATGCTCACTTTTGGGACGGTGTAGCCGCTATCCTTCGTAGTCGAGGACATGTCGTTTATACACCGGAATATGCAGGTCATGGCAATGACCCGAACAAGAATGTTACACATGCAATGATTACAAAGTCTGTCGTTGATTTTATTAAGCAATTGAATATACGTAATTTTATTCTTGTCGGGCACAGCTTTGGTGGAACAGTTATCCAAAAGGTTGCAGAGCAGATACCGGATCGCATAAAGCGTCTTGTTTTCTGGGACGCGTTTGTACTGCAAGATGGCGAATCCGTTGCCGACGCATTTCCTCCACAAATGAGGCAAGGTTTCGAGCAGCTCAGAATCGCTTCTAACGACGATACAATCATGCTCCCATTTCCGTTGTTTCGGGATTCGTTCGTCAATACTGCCACTTTGCAAGAAGCCAAAAGGATGTATGCGGTCATCACCCCAGAACCTGCTAAGCCACTATTCGAGAAGCTGGATCTTAAAGCCTTCTACACACTCTCTATACCAAAAAGTTACGTTTATTTTTACCAAGACAATGCTTTACCACAAGGGGAGGGCTACGGCTGGCATCCGAATATGTCTAGACGACTCGGACAGTTCCGCCTGATAGTAGGCGATGGTGATCACTTTACGGACACACGTACAAGACCTGCTATGTTAGCACAGAAGTTTTACGAGGCGGGGAGGGACTAA
- a CDS encoding DUF2306 domain-containing protein — protein sequence MNKKTWLIFCCLAIGIASYSIVQYLILDAHQAGFVSMKLMFINTLDSLWYTMLYTHIIYSVLALVIGPFTLFSKFRENNIKRHRILGKIYMIGIFFGSVSGLYLAFYATGGFVSQLGFSTLSILWMITGYQAVVKIKEQKIYDHQKWMIRNYSLTFAAVTLRIWLLVFTVLFGFENFIISYPIISWLCWVPNLIVAQWIIQRKLQVSAQYIE from the coding sequence ATGAATAAAAAAACTTGGCTTATTTTTTGTTGCTTAGCTATTGGTATAGCTAGTTATTCTATTGTTCAATATTTGATATTGGATGCACATCAAGCAGGATTTGTTAGTATGAAACTTATGTTTATTAATACATTAGATTCGCTTTGGTATACCATGCTTTATACCCATATTATATATAGTGTACTGGCATTAGTTATAGGTCCCTTTACATTATTCTCAAAGTTTAGAGAAAACAATATAAAGCGACATCGAATATTAGGGAAAATCTATATGATTGGCATATTTTTCGGGAGTGTTTCAGGTCTTTATTTAGCATTTTACGCTACGGGGGGATTCGTATCACAGCTCGGTTTTAGCACACTATCTATATTGTGGATGATTACTGGATATCAAGCAGTAGTTAAAATTAAAGAACAAAAAATTTATGATCATCAAAAATGGATGATACGAAATTATTCGTTAACTTTCGCTGCTGTAACATTGAGAATTTGGCTTTTAGTCTTTACTGTATTATTTGGATTTGAAAATTTTATAATTAGTTATCCTATCATTTCATGGTTATGTTGGGTGCCTAATCTCATTGTTGCACAGTGGATAATACAACGGAAGCTTCAAGTTAGTGCACAATATATTGAATAA
- a CDS encoding SMI1/KNR4 family protein, giving the protein MDYRMFEHRIANIVERMNAIGGDVSQVMVGAPASSQQIAECENQLGFPLPESFKKVLLEFSSTCNLRWVFPDDYQLDDELDGIFSGMLHWDLGLLKELNDDKNGWVTEVFSNPNNEYDKVWHHTLAFYEVGNGDYFAFDLVDNSPDACVVYLSHDDGEGHGYKLGDNFIDFLEKWSRVAFAGGEDWQWLPFTSNSQSGILPESQSAKMFRSLLKLPI; this is encoded by the coding sequence ATGGATTATCGTATGTTCGAGCATCGAATTGCGAATATAGTGGAACGAATGAATGCAATAGGTGGAGATGTATCCCAAGTAATGGTTGGTGCTCCTGCGTCTTCACAACAAATAGCAGAATGTGAAAACCAATTAGGCTTCCCACTTCCTGAAAGTTTTAAAAAGGTACTGTTAGAGTTTTCATCAACATGTAACTTGCGGTGGGTTTTCCCTGATGATTATCAACTAGATGATGAATTGGATGGAATCTTTAGCGGGATGCTTCACTGGGATTTAGGATTATTGAAAGAGCTGAATGATGATAAAAATGGATGGGTTACAGAAGTTTTTTCAAATCCAAATAATGAGTATGACAAAGTGTGGCATCATACATTAGCCTTTTATGAGGTAGGCAATGGAGATTATTTTGCATTTGACCTCGTTGATAATAGTCCTGATGCTTGTGTCGTTTATTTAAGTCATGATGATGGTGAAGGCCATGGCTATAAATTAGGGGACAACTTTATTGATTTTTTGGAGAAATGGTCAAGAGTTGCATTTGCAGGAGGGGAAGATTGGCAGTGGCTACCGTTCACATCAAATTCACAAAGTGGGATTTTACCAGAAAGTCAATCTGCGAAGATGTTCAGAAGTTTATTAAAGTTACCAATTTAA
- a CDS encoding tetratricopeptide repeat protein, producing MYEEQLAIAIQLRTDNKKLESNQLLLKLVKEYPDDALVNYQCAWSFDVLGEELKAVPYYEKAITQGLSGTDLEGAFLGLGSTYRTLGEYEKSKNVFLEGIASFPTNQALQVFYAMTLYNLNEHSKAMELLLKCLANTTTDPEILSYKNAINFYANQLDKVWK from the coding sequence TTGTACGAAGAACAACTAGCAATAGCCATTCAATTACGAACAGATAATAAGAAGTTAGAATCAAATCAATTACTTTTAAAACTGGTAAAGGAATATCCTGACGATGCATTGGTGAATTACCAATGTGCGTGGAGCTTTGATGTTTTAGGTGAAGAATTAAAAGCCGTTCCCTACTATGAAAAGGCAATTACGCAAGGGTTATCTGGAACAGATTTAGAGGGAGCGTTCTTGGGACTTGGCAGTACATATAGAACGTTAGGTGAATATGAAAAATCGAAAAATGTTTTTTTAGAGGGAATAGCATCCTTTCCAACGAATCAAGCATTACAAGTGTTTTATGCAATGACTTTATATAATTTAAACGAACATTCAAAAGCGATGGAGCTCTTATTAAAATGCCTGGCAAATACTACAACAGACCCTGAAATACTTAGTTATAAAAATGCGATAAATTTCTATGCAAATCAATTAGATAAAGTATGGAAATAG
- a CDS encoding cupin domain-containing protein: protein MKISKEHAEHYYWGNQCDGWHLVKNNELSVIHERMPANTEEVCHYHHEAQQFFFVLSGTATMEIDGKRIILQANEGIEVPPLQAHQMRNDSQEDVEFLVISQPNSRGDRTPV from the coding sequence TTGAAAATTAGTAAAGAACATGCAGAACATTATTATTGGGGAAATCAGTGTGATGGTTGGCATTTAGTTAAAAATAATGAATTGAGCGTTATTCATGAACGAATGCCTGCCAATACAGAGGAAGTTTGTCATTATCATCATGAAGCCCAACAATTCTTTTTTGTGCTTTCGGGTACGGCAACAATGGAAATAGACGGAAAACGGATTATATTGCAGGCAAATGAAGGAATTGAAGTGCCTCCTCTTCAGGCGCATCAAATGCGTAATGATTCGCAGGAAGATGTAGAATTTTTAGTAATCTCTCAACCGAATAGTAGAGGGGATCGTACACCCGTATAG
- a CDS encoding VOC family protein gives MMISKMKLFAHDLHKLKAFYCDILEFELLEEAEHYFEIAAGESVIQFETMDASIAKQYHFALNIPSNLFQQAKRWAQARVQLLHLDEQDEVYFQTLDANSCYFYDPEGNVIEFIARHGINPCVHTDAFSIKHVVDIAEINLTTDAIYAVTDCLKKYGITPLKGEEIRTDALTFMGNYEDGVHLLIGPSERIWYFSTKKAIVSPIDIIVDHHLRLYMSAKGDFAISQP, from the coding sequence ATGATGATATCAAAAATGAAGCTATTCGCGCATGATTTACATAAATTGAAGGCATTTTACTGTGACATATTAGAATTTGAATTGTTAGAAGAAGCGGAGCATTATTTTGAAATAGCAGCCGGGGAAAGCGTCATTCAATTCGAAACAATGGATGCTTCTATAGCAAAGCAATATCATTTTGCGCTCAATATTCCAAGTAATTTGTTTCAGCAAGCGAAAAGATGGGCACAAGCTCGCGTCCAATTATTACACTTAGATGAACAGGATGAAGTATATTTTCAAACGTTAGATGCGAACTCATGCTATTTTTATGATCCAGAAGGTAATGTAATAGAGTTTATCGCTAGACATGGGATAAATCCATGTGTTCATACCGATGCATTTTCAATTAAACATGTAGTAGATATTGCTGAAATTAATTTAACGACGGATGCGATTTATGCTGTGACAGATTGTTTAAAGAAATATGGTATCACGCCCTTAAAGGGTGAAGAAATTCGTACAGATGCGCTTACATTTATGGGGAATTACGAGGATGGTGTGCATTTATTAATCGGTCCTAGTGAACGCATTTGGTATTTCTCTACTAAAAAAGCAATTGTCAGTCCTATTGATATCATAGTCGATCATCATCTACGACTATACATGAGTGCTAAGGGCGATTTCGCTATATCACAACCTTAA
- a CDS encoding GNAT family N-acetyltransferase — MVYTICETNPTFEEYQALHQTTGWNAKGLYTYEQLFQAICNSWYSVSIYDEQTLIGYGRIISDGIYQTFICDVMVHPEYQRNGIGTTVMEALLAHCKNKNIKWIQLFCAKGKQPFYQKLGFTERDVDAPGMMLFFK, encoded by the coding sequence ATGGTGTATACAATATGTGAAACGAACCCTACGTTTGAAGAATATCAGGCATTACATCAAACTACCGGTTGGAATGCGAAGGGGCTGTATACGTACGAACAATTATTTCAAGCCATTTGTAATAGCTGGTATAGTGTGTCAATTTATGATGAGCAAACATTAATCGGCTATGGCAGAATTATTTCAGATGGTATTTATCAAACGTTTATTTGCGATGTAATGGTGCATCCCGAGTATCAACGAAATGGAATTGGTACAACTGTTATGGAAGCTCTATTAGCACATTGTAAAAATAAAAATATTAAATGGATTCAATTATTTTGTGCTAAGGGCAAACAACCTTTTTATCAAAAACTTGGATTTACAGAACGGGATGTTGATGCTCCAGGAATGATGTTATTTTTTAAGTAA
- a CDS encoding PLP-dependent cysteine synthase family protein: MSQIITNKIKQSITELVGHTPLLALNQYTKELQLEAEIIAKLEYFNPANSVKDRIAKAMIEDAEAQGLLTKDKTIIETTSGNTGIGLAAIAAAKGYKLRIYMQDGVSEERTKVVKAYGTEVVPFSDVPEMVAAFEETNGDFVETSKVFRETVVDQEENVVFLNQLNNEVNPNIHERTTGPEIWEDTNGQIDIFVAAIGTGGTISGVSAFLKSKNPAIQIIGVEPAINSIATVDNPDIIEITGVHRFSDAEEARVPSNVHLNRIDEVLEVETADAYEAARTVAKTDGILVGTSSGAALFVAATLAKRPENKGKRIVVLFPDTGLRYLSTDLF, encoded by the coding sequence ATGAGTCAAATTATTACCAACAAAATAAAGCAATCTATTACAGAATTAGTAGGTCATACACCTCTATTGGCGCTTAATCAGTACACGAAAGAACTACAACTTGAAGCAGAAATTATTGCGAAGCTAGAATATTTTAATCCTGCCAATAGTGTAAAAGATCGTATTGCAAAAGCAATGATTGAGGATGCTGAAGCACAGGGTCTATTAACAAAAGACAAAACCATTATCGAAACGACAAGTGGAAATACTGGTATTGGGCTTGCAGCCATCGCAGCAGCGAAGGGCTATAAATTACGTATTTATATGCAAGATGGTGTAAGTGAAGAGCGAACAAAAGTTGTGAAGGCATATGGAACTGAGGTTGTTCCATTTTCAGATGTGCCGGAGATGGTAGCGGCCTTTGAAGAAACAAATGGTGATTTTGTTGAAACAAGTAAAGTTTTTAGAGAAACTGTCGTTGATCAGGAGGAAAATGTAGTCTTTCTAAATCAGTTGAACAACGAAGTGAATCCAAATATTCACGAACGCACAACCGGACCAGAAATTTGGGAGGATACAAATGGACAAATTGATATTTTCGTTGCAGCAATTGGTACAGGTGGCACAATTAGTGGTGTAAGTGCTTTTTTAAAATCCAAAAATCCTGCCATTCAAATTATTGGCGTAGAGCCTGCTATTAACTCCATTGCTACAGTTGACAATCCTGATATTATTGAAATTACAGGTGTACATCGCTTTTCTGATGCGGAAGAAGCACGAGTGCCATCAAATGTTCACCTTAATCGGATTGATGAAGTGCTAGAAGTAGAAACAGCTGATGCCTATGAAGCCGCTCGTACCGTTGCGAAGACGGATGGCATTTTAGTAGGTACCTCCTCTGGTGCTGCACTATTTGTTGCAGCAACTCTTGCTAAACGACCCGAAAACAAAGGGAAGCGTATAGTCGTACTCTTTCCTGACACAGGACTGCGCTATTTATCTACCGATTTATTTTAA